In one window of Chryseobacterium sp. JV274 DNA:
- a CDS encoding TolC family protein, whose amino-acid sequence MKIKVHIIILSVVLLSITGMKAQEKELLQFEDYLSLVGNKNLGYASQKYNVSMAEASIQTANMFSDPQLEMETSNNGVKQNMGYVYGASIGWTLELGGKRKARVNLARNQSELSKIQLQDFFRNLRADASLGYIDALKSKALLEVQQDSYENMQQLAKSDSIRYKLGTISLVTSKQSKLEAASLLNEVYQAESAEEQALTSLSVFLGDSKIAGRDVAGDFNAFNRDFSIDDLILQALNERADLLAAKQNTEVAKSQINLEKANRMIDLGISAGAERHTEATNEIAPSPTVNAVKMGISIPLKFSNRRNAGLKIAEMAHSQAEVEYKQIEQGIKAEVMQAYQQYTATQKQLRQFHNGMLSEAQSILAGITYSYKRGESSILEVLNAQRTYNNVRKEYYQALADNAAALIELERKAGIWDIHF is encoded by the coding sequence ATGAAAATTAAAGTTCATATTATCATATTATCTGTAGTATTGTTGAGTATAACAGGTATGAAGGCACAGGAAAAAGAACTTTTACAATTTGAAGACTACCTGAGTCTTGTTGGAAATAAAAATCTTGGATATGCTTCCCAGAAATACAATGTAAGTATGGCTGAAGCTTCCATCCAGACTGCCAATATGTTTTCTGATCCTCAACTGGAAATGGAAACTTCCAATAACGGAGTGAAGCAGAATATGGGATATGTATATGGAGCTTCCATTGGCTGGACGCTTGAACTTGGCGGCAAAAGAAAAGCCCGGGTTAATCTCGCCAGAAACCAATCTGAGCTAAGCAAAATACAATTGCAGGATTTTTTCAGGAATCTCCGTGCGGATGCCAGCTTAGGATATATTGATGCTCTAAAATCCAAAGCTTTGCTTGAGGTACAGCAGGATTCTTATGAAAATATGCAGCAGCTGGCAAAATCCGACAGTATCCGTTACAAATTGGGAACTATATCATTAGTTACGTCCAAACAGAGTAAGCTGGAAGCGGCTTCTTTGCTCAATGAAGTATATCAGGCTGAAAGTGCAGAAGAACAGGCTCTCACCAGTTTATCAGTATTTCTTGGAGACAGCAAAATAGCAGGAAGAGATGTTGCCGGGGATTTTAATGCCTTCAACAGAGATTTCAGTATTGATGATTTGATTCTTCAGGCGTTAAACGAAAGAGCAGATTTATTGGCAGCCAAACAAAATACAGAAGTTGCCAAAAGTCAGATCAATCTGGAAAAAGCCAATCGTATGATAGATTTAGGCATCAGTGCCGGAGCAGAACGACATACCGAAGCGACTAATGAAATTGCTCCATCTCCAACCGTAAATGCTGTAAAAATGGGTATTAGTATTCCTTTGAAGTTTTCCAACAGAAGAAATGCAGGATTGAAAATAGCAGAAATGGCACATTCCCAGGCTGAGGTTGAATACAAACAGATCGAACAAGGCATAAAGGCTGAAGTAATGCAGGCTTATCAGCAATATACAGCAACGCAAAAACAGCTCAGACAATTTCATAACGGAATGCTTTCTGAAGCACAAAGTATTTTGGCAGGAATTACCTACAGCTACAAAAGAGGGGAAAGCTCTATCCTTGAAGTTCTGAATGCCCAGAGAACGTATAACAACGTAAGAAAAGAGTATTACCAGGCCCTTGCAGATAATGCAGCCGCTTTGATCGAACTTGAAAGGAAGGCTGGGATCTGGGATATACATTTTTAG
- a CDS encoding DUF1801 domain-containing protein, which produces MQIQSVSIEDYISKIPEERQESFKKLFDTVNDNLPKGFEEATNYGMIGWVVPLATFPAGYHCAPGTPLPFINLASQKNFIALYHMGLYSKPELLDWFVGEYPKYSKKKLDMGKSCIRFKKVDDIPFELIAELSRKMTPDDWIGIYESQYKR; this is translated from the coding sequence ATGCAGATTCAGTCAGTTTCCATAGAAGATTATATCTCAAAGATTCCTGAAGAAAGACAGGAGTCTTTTAAAAAGCTTTTTGATACGGTGAATGATAACCTTCCGAAAGGTTTTGAAGAAGCTACGAATTATGGGATGATAGGTTGGGTAGTTCCTTTGGCAACTTTTCCTGCCGGATATCACTGTGCACCGGGAACACCGCTGCCATTCATCAATCTGGCTTCCCAGAAGAATTTTATAGCACTCTATCATATGGGACTGTATTCAAAGCCGGAACTTCTGGATTGGTTCGTAGGAGAATATCCAAAATATTCCAAAAAGAAACTCGATATGGGGAAATCCTGTATCCGCTTCAAAAAAGTGGATGATATTCCTTTTGAACTGATTGCCGAGCTGAGCCGGAAAATGACTCCCGATGACTGGATCGGAATTTATGAATCTCAGTATAAAAGATAA
- a CDS encoding fibronectin type III domain-containing protein — MAINLFSRVVPAIALFSASVLMAQNYQTMPIASGLTADVIANGIGSSTITTNNDVDGVSYAFVAKDFQLTSTSAAITYGIPVDGTVNSVVAATPGLKFQLADLNVNNSLRLAAVNDNGTLAFTTAKPVTKLYMLAVSGSGTSTVSAVVNFTDGSSQTFSSISLADWYNGSNFAIQGIGRVKKPGATPAAGDDVPSPEGGTNPRLYQIELAIDAANQAKPIQSVTVTKTTGSGLPNIFAFSADVYSDCAPPVLQAVSGITANSALVSWTGNAASYDVYHSTSNTTPAGSVTPTYPGVTGTSTTIGGLNSNTTYYYWVRSNCNTATSQSVWSFVGTFKTACSTFTVPYTENFDTTSTGSSTNTNAPSCWAYLESASFAGYGYVTTSNNYSAPNAYYMTNSSATTGSQMLVAPPTVNLSDGTKRVRFYAKAGGNNYTLLVGTLSNPTDPASFTQIGSPIALTTTHTQYTVNIPVGSDLQLAFKHGLGGSSRSIYIDNITVQNIPSCFEPTAVTSSNVAANTATIGWTEPSPVPAGGYEVYYSTNSTAPDVSTVLNATNSVTSTTASAPLSGLQPSTTYYAWVRSSCSASDKSIWSTSTSFTTLCVPITTLPWSENFDAMATIGSAIIPNCWTQTPGGSSSTYNFTSANASQQAYNDPKSAPNYVTIYYPYSNAAYLWTPTFTLTAGSSYDFTFYWVGDGYSGWQNEVLVNNGQTATGATSLSTFITADQTAAGGGNSANYTKVTVTYIPTATGDYSFGIKALNTTTDPYYMGFDDFSLTQSNLATAETSVKKKEVNVYPNPFKDVLHVADIKNVKSVTVTDVAGRVVKTIDNPTTELQLGELNTGLYLVTMNFKDGSKSTVKAIKK; from the coding sequence ATGGCAATAAATTTATTTTCTAGAGTGGTACCTGCTATCGCTCTCTTCTCAGCCAGTGTACTAATGGCTCAAAATTATCAAACCATGCCGATTGCTTCAGGCTTAACAGCTGATGTAATTGCAAACGGTATAGGTTCTTCAACAATTACTACAAATAATGACGTAGACGGAGTTTCTTACGCTTTTGTAGCTAAAGATTTTCAGCTGACATCCACAAGTGCTGCTATTACGTATGGTATTCCTGTTGACGGAACTGTTAATTCTGTAGTGGCGGCAACTCCCGGATTGAAGTTTCAGTTAGCAGATTTGAATGTTAACAATTCTTTGAGATTGGCTGCTGTAAATGATAACGGGACCTTGGCATTTACAACCGCCAAACCCGTTACCAAACTGTATATGCTTGCTGTAAGCGGAAGTGGTACTTCTACAGTAAGTGCAGTGGTAAATTTTACAGATGGCAGTTCGCAGACATTTTCAAGTATCAGTCTTGCAGACTGGTATAATGGATCTAATTTTGCCATCCAGGGGATAGGAAGGGTTAAAAAGCCAGGAGCTACTCCTGCAGCTGGTGATGATGTTCCTTCTCCTGAGGGCGGAACGAACCCAAGATTATATCAGATTGAACTGGCAATAGATGCCGCGAATCAGGCAAAACCAATACAAAGTGTAACGGTTACCAAAACCACTGGTTCAGGTTTACCGAATATCTTTGCTTTTTCAGCAGATGTCTATTCAGACTGTGCACCTCCCGTATTACAGGCGGTTTCTGGAATAACAGCTAATTCTGCTTTAGTTTCATGGACGGGCAATGCTGCCAGTTATGATGTATACCACAGTACTTCAAACACAACACCTGCGGGTTCAGTAACGCCTACTTATCCGGGGGTAACAGGTACAAGCACAACTATTGGTGGTCTTAATTCAAATACAACGTATTATTATTGGGTAAGAAGCAACTGTAATACTGCAACAAGCCAAAGTGTATGGTCTTTTGTTGGAACATTTAAAACAGCTTGTTCTACTTTTACGGTTCCCTATACAGAGAACTTTGATACAACAAGTACAGGCTCCAGCACTAATACGAATGCGCCAAGCTGTTGGGCATATCTTGAAAGTGCATCATTTGCAGGGTATGGATATGTAACGACATCAAATAACTATTCAGCACCCAATGCATATTACATGACTAATTCAAGTGCTACTACTGGTAGTCAAATGCTGGTTGCGCCTCCAACTGTAAACCTTTCAGATGGTACTAAACGTGTAAGATTCTATGCAAAAGCCGGAGGAAACAATTATACATTATTAGTAGGAACATTATCAAACCCTACGGATCCTGCTTCCTTTACACAAATAGGTTCTCCTATTGCTTTGACAACTACTCATACACAATATACGGTTAACATACCTGTAGGTTCTGATTTACAATTAGCATTTAAACATGGTTTAGGAGGTTCTTCACGTTCTATTTATATTGATAATATTACCGTTCAGAATATTCCTTCTTGTTTTGAACCAACTGCAGTTACATCATCAAATGTAGCAGCGAACACAGCAACGATCGGTTGGACGGAACCATCTCCAGTTCCTGCAGGCGGATACGAAGTTTATTACAGCACAAACAGCACTGCGCCGGATGTATCTACTGTTTTAAATGCTACAAACTCTGTAACTTCTACAACAGCTTCTGCACCGTTAAGCGGACTGCAGCCCTCTACAACATATTATGCATGGGTAAGATCCAGCTGTAGTGCATCTGATAAGAGTATCTGGAGTACTTCTACATCATTTACAACTCTTTGTGTACCAATAACTACACTGCCTTGGAGTGAAAATTTTGATGCAATGGCAACTATAGGTTCTGCAATCATTCCGAACTGCTGGACACAAACTCCGGGAGGAAGTTCATCTACTTATAACTTTACCTCAGCAAATGCTTCTCAGCAGGCTTATAATGATCCTAAATCTGCTCCGAATTATGTAACGATCTATTATCCATATAGCAATGCTGCTTATTTATGGACACCTACATTTACTTTAACTGCAGGAAGTTCGTATGATTTTACATTCTACTGGGTAGGAGATGGCTATTCAGGTTGGCAGAATGAAGTATTGGTAAACAACGGACAAACAGCGACTGGAGCAACTAGCTTATCAACATTTATTACGGCTGATCAAACAGCTGCAGGGGGAGGTAATAGTGCTAATTATACTAAAGTTACCGTTACCTATATCCCAACGGCTACTGGTGACTATTCATTTGGAATTAAAGCTTTGAATACAACAACAGATCCGTACTATATGGGATTTGATGATTTCTCTCTTACACAGTCTAATTTAGCTACTGCTGAAACATCTGTTAAGAAAAAAGAAGTGAATGTATATCCTAACCCTTTCAAAGATGTTCTGCATGTTGCTGATATCAAAAATGTTAAATCTGTAACGGTTACAGATGTAGCAGGAAGAGTAGTGAAAACTATTGACAATCCAACTACAGAACTTCAGTTAGGTGAGTTGAATACCGGTCTTTACTTAGTGACAATGAACTTTAAAGATGGTTCAAAATCAACAGTAAAGGCAATTAAAAAATAA
- a CDS encoding pyridoxal phosphate-dependent aminotransferase: MPNISNRALHMPPSPVRKLVPFALQAKQKGIKVYHLNIGQPDIETPETALNALKNIDLKVLEYALSEGNIEYRKALTEYYHSLGFSDLTPDNFIVTNGGSEALNFAISTLCDEGDEVIIPEPYYANYNGFTSTFDVNVVAVSSTIDTGFALPPIEEFEKKITEKTRAIIICNPGNPTGYLYTREELQQLADIALKYDIVIISDEVYREYVYDGKQQISMFDFPELSENCIIIDSESKRYSMCGVRIGCMVTRSNKIRNAAMLFAQARLSPVLLGQIAATAAHQNDGAYIRAVREEYTHRRNVLVDLLNAIPGVICPKPRGAFYCVAELPVDDTEKFAQWLLEKYALNNETIMVAPAGGFYSDPELGKKQVRIAYVLKEEDLKRSAEILKEALKKYREEFSL, encoded by the coding sequence ATGCCGAATATTTCAAACAGAGCGCTGCATATGCCGCCATCGCCGGTAAGAAAACTGGTTCCCTTTGCATTACAAGCAAAACAGAAAGGAATAAAAGTATACCACCTTAATATTGGACAGCCTGATATTGAAACTCCGGAAACAGCTTTAAATGCTTTAAAAAACATCGATTTAAAAGTATTGGAATATGCACTTTCTGAAGGAAATATAGAATACAGAAAAGCCCTTACAGAATATTATCATTCATTAGGTTTTTCAGATCTTACCCCTGATAATTTCATTGTTACCAATGGAGGTTCTGAAGCCCTGAACTTTGCTATTTCTACTTTATGTGACGAAGGTGATGAAGTGATTATTCCTGAGCCTTACTATGCCAACTACAATGGTTTCACCAGCACATTTGATGTGAATGTAGTAGCGGTATCTTCTACTATTGATACTGGTTTTGCTCTGCCTCCTATTGAAGAATTCGAGAAAAAAATCACAGAAAAAACAAGAGCAATCATTATCTGTAACCCAGGAAACCCTACCGGATATCTGTATACCCGTGAGGAGCTTCAGCAGCTTGCAGACATTGCTTTGAAATATGATATCGTAATCATTTCTGATGAAGTATACAGAGAATATGTATATGACGGAAAACAGCAGATCTCAATGTTTGATTTCCCTGAACTGAGTGAAAACTGTATCATCATAGATTCAGAATCCAAGCGTTATTCTATGTGTGGAGTAAGAATCGGATGTATGGTTACCCGTTCCAACAAAATCCGTAATGCTGCCATGCTTTTTGCACAGGCGAGATTGAGCCCGGTTCTTTTAGGACAGATTGCAGCAACAGCAGCACACCAGAATGATGGGGCTTACATCAGAGCAGTAAGAGAAGAATATACCCACAGAAGAAATGTATTGGTAGATCTTTTAAATGCTATTCCTGGAGTTATCTGCCCAAAACCAAGAGGAGCTTTCTACTGTGTTGCTGAACTTCCGGTAGATGATACTGAAAAATTTGCACAGTGGCTGCTTGAAAAATATGCTCTTAACAACGAAACCATCATGGTAGCTCCTGCAGGAGGATTCTACAGTGATCCGGAATTAGGAAAGAAACAGGTAAGAATTGCCTACGTTCTGAAAGAAGAAGATTTAAAAAGAAGTGCTGAAATTCTTAAAGAAGCTTTAAAGAAGTACAGAGAAGAATTCAGTCTGTAA
- the murB gene encoding UDP-N-acetylmuramate dehydrogenase, with the protein MQENFSLKPYNTFGVEAKARYFTEVNTIDELKEALIFSETQSLQLLFLGGGSNILLTKDFDGLAIRLNLKGITEENVNENEALVTAKAGENWHEFVMYCLQKNFGGLENLSLIPGNVGTSPMQNIGAYGTEIKDIFVSCKVLDLENLELTTFNLEQCRFGYRDSIFKQEGKGRYVILEVTFKLTRKDHSIKTEYGAIKSELENLGIENPTIQDISRAVINIRQSKLPNPKEIGNAGSFFKNPTIPLIQFEDLKQKFENIQSYPNGDMVKVPAGWLIEQCGWKGKQIGNVASHKLQSLVIINATGNATGKEIFDFSTEIINSVKEKFGIELEREVNII; encoded by the coding sequence ATGCAGGAAAATTTTTCATTAAAACCTTATAACACATTCGGTGTTGAAGCCAAAGCCCGCTATTTTACAGAGGTCAATACAATTGATGAATTAAAAGAGGCCCTTATTTTCTCGGAAACCCAATCTCTTCAGCTTCTGTTTTTGGGAGGAGGAAGTAACATTCTTCTTACCAAAGATTTTGATGGTCTGGCTATCAGACTTAATTTAAAAGGAATTACCGAAGAGAATGTCAATGAAAATGAAGCACTGGTAACCGCAAAAGCAGGTGAAAACTGGCATGAATTTGTGATGTACTGCCTGCAAAAGAATTTTGGCGGGCTGGAAAACCTTTCTTTAATTCCCGGAAATGTAGGAACTTCTCCGATGCAGAATATCGGGGCTTATGGGACAGAAATCAAAGATATTTTTGTCAGCTGCAAAGTCTTGGATCTGGAAAATCTTGAACTTACAACATTCAACCTTGAACAGTGCAGGTTCGGTTACAGAGACTCTATTTTCAAACAGGAAGGAAAAGGCAGATATGTTATTCTGGAAGTCACTTTTAAACTTACCCGGAAAGACCATTCTATCAAAACAGAATATGGTGCTATCAAATCTGAACTGGAAAATCTCGGCATTGAAAATCCTACCATTCAGGATATTTCCAGAGCAGTAATCAATATAAGACAAAGCAAACTGCCGAATCCTAAAGAAATCGGAAATGCCGGAAGCTTTTTCAAAAACCCGACTATTCCTTTAATTCAATTTGAAGATTTAAAACAAAAGTTTGAAAATATTCAAAGCTACCCTAATGGTGATATGGTGAAGGTTCCTGCAGGATGGCTGATTGAACAATGCGGCTGGAAAGGAAAGCAGATTGGAAATGTAGCTTCACACAAACTGCAATCCCTAGTCATCATCAATGCAACAGGAAATGCTACCGGAAAAGAAATTTTTGACTTTTCTACTGAAATTATCAATTCTGTGAAAGAAAAATTCGGAATAGAGCTTGAACGGGAAGTGAATATTATTTAA
- the proC gene encoding pyrroline-5-carboxylate reductase — protein sequence MKIAILGAGNMGLSFSKSFLKYELIKPEHLHLIIRNESKISKIAEEFPKSKISTFEEVKEIDSDLIIIAVKPQDFQSVAQNIQFTLKENQMVLSIMAGINIEKIQKLLNHPLVVRAMPNSPTLLGMGITGYTAAEGISFTQLISIERLLNSTGRSVYLEEEELLDGVTALSGSGPAYFYYIIDAMIKAGIEMGIEENLSKLFVKQTMLGAYHLINNSEKNLEELINDVASKGGTTEAALKTFEDSSLKEILKQGILNAEKRAKELNN from the coding sequence ATGAAAATAGCTATTCTTGGAGCCGGAAATATGGGCCTTTCTTTTTCAAAATCATTTTTGAAATACGAACTGATCAAACCTGAACATCTGCATCTGATTATCAGAAATGAATCTAAAATCTCCAAAATAGCTGAAGAATTCCCCAAATCTAAAATTTCCACCTTTGAAGAAGTAAAGGAAATTGATTCTGATTTGATTATCATCGCTGTAAAACCTCAGGATTTTCAATCGGTTGCCCAAAATATTCAATTTACTTTAAAAGAAAACCAGATGGTATTATCCATCATGGCGGGAATCAATATTGAAAAAATTCAAAAATTACTGAACCATCCGCTTGTTGTAAGAGCAATGCCGAACTCTCCTACCCTTCTGGGAATGGGAATTACGGGATATACAGCTGCAGAAGGAATTTCTTTCACTCAATTAATAAGTATAGAAAGATTACTGAACAGCACCGGAAGATCCGTTTATCTGGAAGAAGAAGAACTTTTAGACGGTGTTACAGCACTTTCCGGAAGTGGTCCCGCTTATTTCTATTACATCATTGATGCCATGATTAAGGCTGGCATTGAAATGGGAATTGAAGAAAATCTCTCTAAGCTTTTTGTAAAGCAGACGATGCTGGGAGCTTATCACCTGATCAATAACTCAGAAAAAAATCTTGAAGAACTGATTAACGATGTAGCATCTAAAGGCGGAACTACAGAAGCTGCTTTAAAAACATTTGAAGACAGCAGTTTAAAAGAAATTCTGAAACAGGGGATTCTGAATGCCGAAAAACGAGCCAAGGAACTTAATAATTAA
- a CDS encoding VanZ family protein, whose product MLKKIYKIIIVPYTLFLLYLMFLGMGRFQYEENLLTLEPVFSTIKFIQGPNKMIDIVMIVLGNIIMFIPFGFLGWIFPDLKKLKPLIFSFISCIVIVEALQYFTRMGIFEVDDIILNTFGVYLGWEFCRIFEKRFNY is encoded by the coding sequence ATGTTAAAGAAAATATATAAAATCATTATTGTTCCGTATACTCTGTTTCTGCTTTACCTGATGTTTTTGGGAATGGGCAGATTTCAGTATGAAGAAAATCTCCTTACTTTAGAACCTGTTTTTTCTACAATAAAATTTATCCAGGGCCCGAATAAGATGATAGATATTGTGATGATTGTTCTAGGAAATATTATCATGTTTATTCCTTTTGGGTTTTTGGGTTGGATTTTTCCTGACCTGAAAAAATTAAAACCATTGATTTTTAGCTTTATCTCATGTATCGTTATTGTTGAAGCTCTACAGTACTTTACAAGAATGGGAATCTTTGAGGTAGACGATATCATCCTGAATACATTTGGCGTGTATCTGGGATGGGAATTTTGCAGGATTTTTGAAAAAAGATTTAATTATTAA
- the lnt gene encoding apolipoprotein N-acyltransferase produces the protein MKYVLLTLISAMLLSVSWPTYGVPFFIFFALVPLLMMEHGVSKFSDYKRKSWIVFGLSYLCFVIWNIVTTGWLYGSKNPDGSHSLMAVVFPVLVNSLLYSLVFQCYHWYKNAQGTYWGLGFLIAIWMSFEKFHLGWELTWPWLNLGNVFADYPKLIQWYDTLGATGGSFWILLINVLIFYTVRTWEAGRKRKDLIKNSTIVGALIILPMIISVIKYNNFAEKPTGQVSVLMLQPDLDPYAEKYSKDSLTIEQDLLALAEKNSTGKIDYYIAPETALPGRGSISETAFEKSLLLNNIKGFLANHPGSVFATGISSHRFFYNPADLPKEAYQINSGVWVSSYNTAIQLVPNQKVQAYHKGKLVPGVEIFPYMNVLKPLLGNAMLNLGGTVASLGTDKERVAFSNPYNKGKLAPIICYESIYGEFVTDYVKKGANFLAIMTNDSWWGVTEGHKQLLSYAKLRAIETRREIARAANSGISAHINAKGEVTADTFYGDKTALFAKVNLYDTKTFYTRAGDILSRFSIFALGFLLFYYLIEWFKKKTKKA, from the coding sequence ATGAAATACGTTCTACTTACACTTATTTCAGCAATGCTGCTGTCGGTTTCATGGCCAACTTATGGAGTTCCGTTTTTTATATTTTTTGCCCTTGTTCCTCTTCTGATGATGGAACATGGTGTTTCAAAATTTTCAGATTACAAAAGGAAAAGCTGGATTGTCTTCGGATTGTCTTATCTGTGTTTTGTGATCTGGAACATAGTAACTACAGGATGGCTGTATGGTTCAAAGAATCCTGATGGAAGCCATTCTCTGATGGCTGTTGTATTTCCGGTATTAGTCAATTCTCTTTTATATTCTTTAGTATTCCAATGCTATCACTGGTATAAAAATGCTCAGGGAACGTATTGGGGATTAGGATTCCTGATCGCGATCTGGATGAGTTTTGAAAAATTTCATCTAGGATGGGAGTTGACATGGCCGTGGCTGAACCTGGGGAATGTATTCGCTGATTATCCAAAACTGATCCAGTGGTATGACACTTTAGGAGCTACCGGAGGAAGTTTCTGGATTCTTCTGATTAACGTTCTGATTTTCTACACAGTAAGAACATGGGAAGCCGGAAGAAAGAGAAAAGATTTAATTAAAAATTCAACTATCGTTGGAGCTCTTATTATTCTTCCGATGATTATTTCAGTGATCAAATACAATAATTTTGCTGAAAAACCAACCGGACAGGTAAGCGTTCTGATGCTGCAGCCAGATCTTGATCCTTACGCCGAAAAATATTCAAAAGACAGCCTGACCATTGAGCAGGATTTATTAGCACTTGCTGAAAAAAACTCTACAGGTAAAATTGATTATTATATTGCTCCTGAAACCGCTCTTCCGGGGAGAGGATCTATTTCTGAAACAGCATTTGAAAAGAGTTTACTTCTCAATAATATCAAAGGATTTCTAGCCAATCATCCGGGATCTGTTTTTGCAACAGGAATTTCTTCACATCGTTTTTTTTATAATCCTGCCGATTTACCTAAAGAAGCCTATCAGATTAATAGCGGGGTTTGGGTGAGCAGTTATAATACTGCGATTCAACTTGTGCCTAATCAGAAAGTACAGGCCTACCACAAAGGAAAACTGGTACCGGGTGTTGAAATATTTCCTTATATGAATGTTTTAAAACCGCTTTTAGGAAATGCTATGCTCAACCTGGGAGGAACTGTAGCTTCTTTGGGAACAGACAAAGAAAGAGTTGCTTTTTCAAATCCGTACAACAAAGGGAAACTGGCACCTATTATCTGCTATGAAAGTATTTACGGTGAGTTTGTAACAGACTATGTGAAAAAAGGAGCCAATTTCTTAGCTATTATGACCAATGATTCCTGGTGGGGTGTTACAGAAGGACATAAACAGCTTTTATCTTATGCTAAACTTAGAGCCATTGAAACCAGAAGAGAAATTGCCCGCGCTGCAAACAGTGGAATTTCAGCGCATATCAATGCTAAAGGAGAAGTGACTGCTGATACTTTCTATGGAGACAAAACCGCTTTATTTGCGAAAGTAAACCTGTATGACACCAAGACATTCTATACCAGAGCAGGAGATATTCTTTCAAGGTTTTCCATATTTGCATTGGGGTTCTTACTGTTTTATTACCTTATTGAATGGTTCAAAAAGAAAACAAAGAAAGCATAG